The following are from one region of the Leptospira selangorensis genome:
- a CDS encoding LA_3696 family protein, whose protein sequence is MKVPIYKKVPARLEDVLGPKGRDEFLDFVNFNWNLGSKILLEESSNQFEKRLTEEVGKIKTELSEFKNNTGQTSTSLKGELTNVKTELAIFRSEFEGFKTEVRSEFAAVRSEIKSEIAICKFELRTEMTEMKLELKEEMHSGFLGIYKEIAKIHQLISTQTKWILATGVSITVFMPILMKLLDKYI, encoded by the coding sequence ATGAAGGTACCAATCTATAAGAAAGTTCCGGCCAGATTAGAGGACGTTTTAGGTCCGAAAGGAAGGGATGAGTTTTTAGATTTTGTAAATTTCAATTGGAATTTAGGGAGCAAGATACTTTTGGAAGAATCAAGTAACCAATTCGAGAAAAGACTTACTGAAGAAGTCGGAAAGATTAAAACTGAGCTGTCTGAATTTAAAAATAATACTGGCCAGACTTCTACTAGTTTAAAAGGCGAACTTACAAATGTTAAAACGGAACTTGCAATCTTCCGTTCTGAATTCGAAGGATTTAAAACGGAAGTTAGATCGGAATTTGCCGCAGTCAGATCAGAGATCAAGTCCGAGATCGCAATTTGTAAATTCGAACTCAGAACAGAAATGACGGAAATGAAACTGGAATTAAAAGAAGAAATGCATTCCGGATTTTTAGGAATTTATAAAGAAATCGCTAAAATCCACCAGTTGATATCCACTCAAACAAAATGGATCTTAGCAACTGGGGTTTCTATAACCGTTTTTATGCCAATACTAATGAAACTTCTGGATAAATATATCTGA
- the rdgB gene encoding RdgB/HAM1 family non-canonical purine NTP pyrophosphatase, which yields MKSLSLASNNSHKVREIRAILSPLGFTLSTPKELGIDFGPEETGKTFTDNALLKARELFSLSKLSSLADDSGICVEALGGEPGVYSARFGGEGLDDEGRARLLLEKMKGEKNRNAKYVCVIALVTSEGEFTFEGECPGLISDTYDTSGNGFGYDPIFYYPPFSAHFSQVSDEKKNSVSHRKKALDKLVKYLKTYS from the coding sequence TTGAAATCCCTTTCTTTAGCCTCCAACAATTCCCATAAAGTTCGCGAAATTCGAGCCATCCTTTCTCCTTTAGGGTTTACATTATCCACCCCAAAGGAGTTAGGGATCGATTTCGGTCCGGAAGAAACCGGTAAAACTTTTACCGACAATGCACTTCTCAAAGCCAGGGAATTATTCTCTCTTTCTAAACTTTCTTCCTTAGCGGACGATTCCGGAATTTGTGTAGAAGCCCTAGGTGGAGAACCTGGAGTTTATTCGGCTCGTTTTGGCGGAGAAGGTTTAGACGACGAGGGAAGAGCCAGACTTCTACTGGAAAAAATGAAAGGAGAAAAAAACCGAAACGCGAAGTATGTATGTGTGATCGCGTTAGTCACTTCGGAAGGAGAATTTACTTTCGAAGGAGAATGCCCCGGATTGATCTCCGATACTTATGATACTAGTGGAAATGGATTCGGATACGATCCTATTTTTTATTACCCTCCCTTCTCCGCTCATTTTTCCCAAGTCTCAGATGAGAAAAAGAATTCAGTTTCTCACCGAAAGAAAGCCTTAGATAAGTTAGTAAAGTATCTAAAAACATATTCATAA
- a CDS encoding STAS domain-containing protein, with protein sequence MEITVQGDIHIIKISGSILQSDSEELDRNLSDHNFEPSPKIIIDLTEVSHICSTALGILVSYKKKFNSAEGDIIIVVNDDDLLQLFEITMLDKVFKVLPTIEDAFDEFKLGN encoded by the coding sequence ATGGAAATAACGGTTCAAGGCGACATCCACATCATTAAAATTTCCGGATCCATTCTGCAATCCGACAGCGAGGAACTGGACCGCAACCTGAGCGACCATAATTTCGAACCTTCTCCTAAGATCATAATCGATCTTACAGAGGTAAGTCATATTTGCTCAACTGCGTTGGGGATCCTAGTCTCCTACAAAAAAAAGTTCAACTCAGCAGAAGGTGATATCATCATCGTAGTGAACGACGATGATCTTCTCCAATTATTCGAGATCACAATGTTGGACAAAGTGTTCAAAGTTCTTCCTACAATCGAAGATGCTTTTGACGAGTTCAAATTGGGAAATTGA
- a CDS encoding acyltransferase family protein — protein sequence MKEYFLGIFRPDEREIAPFNGARTLGFFMLIYGHMYRTVYTFIPDIDPYLRNFLNNGSVCLDLFFPLSGFLIASPLFAELESKGTINWKFFYLKRSLRIFPPFYIFLILQYFIFIPIILKSTPPEFASQIEAAKSKIWFDFLYLSDYFKGTMFHGWSLSLEEQFYIAFPIFLLVIFRYVPKRFRLGFLIILTAIPLIYRAIFMYTVILKTSGSTSVDLYNANIYYPFHGHIDSVLYGIIFAYIFNFHKSWVEKALQLGPWANYLHAGLWIGLLTYTALVDEFKMGFHQIIRFPSFALLWIGIFILSMRKGDPIGKFLSWKGFSPFAKLSYCAYIIHIVVMTPLSRRLLFADKKLEQHEFLLYTIPVGLAVFFFAYFYHLITEKPFTILKDKLIAKYKVKMTSQVFSEQLQKVSQS from the coding sequence ATGAAAGAATATTTCCTGGGAATTTTTAGACCTGACGAAAGGGAAATCGCACCTTTTAACGGGGCAAGAACCTTGGGTTTTTTTATGCTGATCTACGGGCATATGTACCGCACTGTTTATACCTTTATTCCGGACATAGACCCCTACTTAAGAAACTTCTTAAATAATGGATCCGTTTGTTTAGATCTATTCTTCCCGTTGAGCGGATTTCTGATCGCAAGTCCTTTGTTCGCCGAATTAGAATCCAAAGGCACGATTAACTGGAAGTTTTTCTATTTAAAAAGATCTTTAAGAATTTTTCCTCCGTTTTATATTTTCCTAATACTGCAATATTTCATATTTATCCCGATTATTTTGAAAAGCACCCCTCCTGAATTCGCAAGCCAAATCGAAGCAGCTAAAAGTAAGATCTGGTTCGACTTTTTATATCTTTCCGATTATTTCAAAGGAACCATGTTCCATGGCTGGTCTCTTTCTTTAGAGGAACAATTCTATATTGCTTTCCCAATCTTTCTTTTAGTTATTTTTAGATATGTTCCTAAACGTTTTAGATTAGGATTTTTGATCATTCTTACTGCTATCCCTTTGATCTACCGTGCAATTTTCATGTATACGGTGATCTTAAAGACAAGCGGATCCACATCTGTAGATCTATATAATGCAAATATCTATTATCCATTTCATGGACATATAGATTCGGTTCTCTATGGGATTATATTCGCATATATATTCAATTTTCATAAATCATGGGTCGAAAAGGCTCTTCAGTTAGGACCTTGGGCGAATTATTTACATGCGGGACTTTGGATCGGACTTCTTACTTATACAGCATTAGTGGACGAATTCAAGATGGGATTTCATCAGATCATCCGGTTCCCAAGTTTTGCATTACTGTGGATTGGAATTTTTATTCTCTCCATGAGAAAAGGAGATCCGATCGGAAAATTCCTCTCCTGGAAAGGATTCTCTCCTTTTGCAAAATTATCATACTGTGCTTATATTATCCATATCGTTGTGATGACACCTCTTTCCAGAAGATTACTTTTTGCAGATAAAAAATTAGAACAGCATGAATTCTTGCTTTATACTATTCCGGTCGGACTTGCGGTTTTCTTCTTCGCGTATTTTTATCATCTAATCACTGAAAAACCGTTTACGATTCTCAAAGATAAACTGATCGCAAAGTACAAAGTCAAGATGACCTCTCAAGTTTTCAGCGAGCAATTGCAGAAGGTTTCTCAATCGTAA
- a CDS encoding SpoIIE family protein phosphatase yields MDPLFFNFYSFGSILIVLYFFYAGFFFLTIKERSMAAFHLGVCALTTVFHNIGYFWGFISFEESTIFHRVIAVAGPLMSFTQLVGFFIYFPEPRKKGILPGLIFYWLLYLGVLVVTGYYVFICWDAPRSFVPGSHYWDYEVHVFYSYFIYIILFYEVCYLVIGIWKAIIETGKERRSVIYILLSYAVITVVPGILNALSRNGTVARATYQQSFNLGMVTGMFLIMIVYVNATKERTTILNRIIGVSLATFFVCYQLVGYSILNGYERTYDDMKRRDSSIAVQEQRDPQGLAYIVSYDPEKNEFRSERGNKDPRFKKEDELEVRFFREKQKISNIGSLPAKERLERTEKILETSPNDFKAYAAGIRAFLKSKNDETIKDSDMEGYFRGIYGKLNIIRNKYSRLPDRKKQKSIEGLLVSTDIGLSETLAYVKQSAIHAVNSDKSAEQVSKIVLNSLAPIHFAGERIYRGTRIYSPSDPKPVMYLSYYFAPNLSGKIYEVGFEYKDYRIFHHDPSFILVASMVLTFFVIVIGFRFFFQNAIVVPMDEVVVGLTEVNSGNLEYRLTPRVEDEIGFIARSFNKMARSIQAARKRLEQYADELEEKVKDRTKELEKTLEEVKELKQQQDGDYFLTSLLIKPLGANKASSENVKVDFLIEQKKKFSFRRFNDEIGGDMNISNQITLRGQRYIVFLNADAMGKSMQGAGGALVLGAVCESIIERTRIVGSMKEQSPERWLKNAFIELHKVFESFEGSMLVSSVIGLIDEDSGTLYYINAEHPWTALYRDGKADFIEQDLMFRKLGTTGMDGKISVKTFQLLPGDVIIAGSDGRDDILIGNDEEGARIINDNEKLFLKLIEEGNGELSNIYESIKKVGSLTDDLSLVRISFKEEGGIERTQEKEKIRQLLRKAKEKSQDKNIKEALSFLEEADSLDNRLPEVKKGLLKYHIRLKNYAKAAQFAEEYLNIRPVDKEILFIASYVARRARQFQKAQDFGERLLLREPDHVRNLINLTRISIALRNYERAKHLLREAQRLEPENSQVLKIRQALDKI; encoded by the coding sequence ATGGATCCGTTATTTTTTAACTTCTACTCTTTCGGTTCGATCTTAATCGTTCTGTACTTCTTCTATGCCGGCTTCTTCTTCCTTACGATTAAAGAGAGAAGTATGGCCGCCTTTCATTTGGGAGTCTGTGCCTTAACCACAGTTTTCCATAATATAGGATATTTCTGGGGCTTTATTTCTTTCGAAGAGAGCACAATTTTTCATAGGGTCATCGCAGTTGCGGGACCATTGATGAGTTTTACCCAATTAGTTGGATTTTTCATCTATTTCCCTGAGCCTAGGAAGAAAGGGATCTTACCAGGTTTGATCTTCTATTGGCTTCTTTATCTAGGAGTATTAGTAGTCACAGGATATTATGTTTTCATTTGTTGGGACGCTCCTAGATCTTTTGTTCCCGGAAGTCATTATTGGGATTATGAGGTCCATGTATTTTACAGTTACTTCATATACATAATTTTATTTTATGAAGTATGCTATCTGGTGATCGGTATTTGGAAGGCGATCATAGAAACCGGAAAAGAGAGAAGGTCCGTAATTTATATTCTTCTCAGCTATGCCGTGATCACAGTAGTTCCTGGAATTTTAAACGCACTTAGTCGAAACGGAACAGTTGCGCGAGCTACATACCAACAGTCCTTTAATCTTGGAATGGTTACCGGAATGTTCTTGATCATGATCGTGTATGTGAACGCCACTAAAGAAAGAACCACGATCTTGAATCGGATCATCGGAGTCTCTTTAGCTACATTCTTCGTATGTTATCAATTGGTGGGTTATTCTATCCTAAATGGATATGAGAGAACTTACGATGATATGAAAAGAAGAGATAGCTCTATTGCGGTTCAGGAACAGAGGGATCCTCAAGGTTTGGCATATATAGTTTCTTATGATCCGGAAAAGAATGAGTTCCGATCGGAAAGAGGAAATAAAGATCCTAGATTTAAAAAAGAGGACGAGTTAGAAGTCCGTTTCTTTAGGGAAAAACAAAAGATCTCTAATATAGGAAGTTTGCCTGCAAAAGAAAGATTAGAAAGAACGGAAAAAATTCTGGAAACTTCTCCGAATGACTTTAAAGCCTATGCTGCAGGTATTCGCGCCTTTCTAAAGTCAAAGAATGATGAAACGATAAAAGATTCGGATATGGAGGGTTATTTCCGAGGAATATACGGAAAACTGAATATTATCCGAAATAAATACTCCAGGCTTCCTGATCGCAAAAAACAAAAATCTATCGAAGGATTGCTTGTTTCTACTGATATAGGATTGTCCGAGACCCTGGCTTATGTAAAACAATCCGCAATTCATGCTGTAAATTCGGATAAATCCGCCGAGCAAGTATCTAAGATCGTACTTAATTCTCTTGCCCCGATTCATTTTGCGGGAGAAAGGATCTATCGAGGCACTAGGATCTATTCTCCTTCTGATCCTAAGCCTGTAATGTATCTTTCCTATTATTTTGCTCCGAACCTAAGCGGAAAAATATACGAGGTAGGATTCGAATATAAGGACTATAGAATATTCCACCATGATCCAAGTTTTATCTTAGTCGCGTCTATGGTCCTGACATTCTTTGTTATTGTTATAGGATTTAGGTTTTTCTTCCAAAATGCGATCGTAGTTCCTATGGATGAAGTGGTCGTGGGATTAACCGAAGTAAACTCAGGGAATTTAGAATATAGGCTGACTCCTAGAGTAGAGGACGAGATCGGATTTATTGCTAGATCATTCAATAAAATGGCAAGAAGTATCCAAGCTGCCAGAAAAAGACTCGAGCAATACGCAGACGAATTGGAAGAGAAGGTAAAAGATAGAACCAAAGAATTAGAAAAGACTTTGGAAGAAGTGAAAGAACTCAAACAACAACAGGACGGAGATTATTTCCTTACCTCACTTCTAATCAAACCTTTAGGGGCAAACAAGGCTTCCTCTGAAAACGTCAAAGTAGACTTCTTAATAGAACAAAAGAAAAAATTCAGCTTCAGAAGATTTAACGACGAGATCGGTGGAGACATGAATATCTCTAACCAGATCACGCTCAGGGGCCAACGTTATATAGTGTTCTTAAATGCGGACGCAATGGGAAAATCTATGCAAGGAGCAGGGGGAGCCTTGGTTTTAGGAGCCGTTTGCGAATCCATCATAGAAAGAACTAGGATTGTAGGATCTATGAAAGAACAGTCTCCGGAAAGGTGGCTTAAAAACGCATTTATAGAATTGCATAAGGTATTCGAAAGTTTTGAAGGTTCGATGCTCGTATCTTCGGTGATCGGGTTAATAGATGAAGACTCTGGAACATTATATTATATTAATGCAGAGCATCCTTGGACAGCGCTTTATAGAGATGGGAAAGCGGACTTTATAGAACAAGATCTTATGTTCAGAAAATTGGGAACCACTGGAATGGATGGAAAAATTTCGGTGAAAACATTCCAATTATTACCTGGCGATGTGATAATTGCAGGCTCGGACGGGAGAGACGATATTCTCATTGGAAACGACGAAGAAGGTGCAAGGATCATCAACGATAATGAAAAACTTTTCTTAAAGTTGATAGAAGAAGGAAACGGAGAACTTTCTAATATATATGAATCTATAAAAAAAGTAGGTTCCCTGACGGATGACTTATCTTTAGTCCGAATCTCTTTCAAAGAAGAAGGAGGGATAGAAAGGACCCAAGAGAAGGAAAAGATCAGACAACTTCTTCGAAAAGCCAAAGAGAAATCTCAAGATAAGAATATCAAAGAAGCATTATCTTTCTTAGAAGAAGCTGACTCACTAGACAATCGTCTACCTGAAGTAAAAAAAGGATTACTTAAGTATCATATTCGATTAAAGAATTATGCCAAGGCCGCACAATTTGCAGAAGAATATTTGAATATTCGTCCGGTGGATAAAGAAATACTATTTATTGCTTCTTACGTAGCAAGAAGAGCCAGACAATTCCAAAAAGCTCAAGATTTCGGCGAAAGATTACTCTTAAGAGAACCTGATCATGTTAGAAATTTGATCAATTTGACTAGGATCTCAATCGCTTTAAGAAATTATGAAAGAGCAAAACATCTTTTGAGAGAAGCTCAAAGACTGGAGCCGGAGAATTCTCAGGTTTTAAAGATCAGACAAGCATTAGATAAAATATAA
- a CDS encoding ATP-binding protein: MLSYDSKLRFGIVGIGFLGLLIGVSSWVSNRNLTQSKDWESHTFGVLSRLESLASSVKETKIRFLLFLSSGKKEDLEYYKTEKQNLFFKLGELKYITRDNSIQQSGLLELEKLLTKRDELVQKIGHSNFKNKETEIENAILENEIDRQIDKLKEKELSLLSERAYDSKIKERITDWVLFLSISFNILILAVLYRFLRKESDRRIDAENILFDKNNLLEHTLSEKEKFYKEILMIKSALDCASSNIMIADNDLNVVYTNRSIVSMFQAAKENIRNQYPNFTPEALIGSCIDSFHIAPEKQRHILSTFTDTYKSSVSIGGRQFNLSADPVIDSSGERLGSVVEWLDVTERNLKEFQINQLNQDLEDNIRKLEYANRELEAFSYSVSHDLRAPIRGIDGFTKIMLEDYSPVLEPEALRLLNVIASNSKFMGQLIDDLLAFYRVSKLEPKSDSINMKHMVSDSIEIINQEYGSRSPIVEISELPPVRGDASMLKQVWLNLISNAYKYSSKSQNPFVEIGFLSGEGNRTFFVKDNGVGFDDQYSHKLFKVFQRLHSNEEFTGTGIGLAIVDRIVQRHGGKVWAEGKTGQGATFYFTIPNKE; encoded by the coding sequence ATGCTCTCATATGATTCTAAACTAAGATTCGGAATTGTCGGAATAGGTTTTTTAGGCCTATTGATCGGCGTTTCTTCTTGGGTTAGCAATAGGAATCTAACCCAATCTAAAGACTGGGAATCTCATACTTTTGGTGTTCTTTCCAGATTGGAAAGTTTAGCTTCTTCCGTAAAAGAAACCAAGATCCGATTTTTGCTCTTTTTATCATCTGGAAAAAAAGAAGACCTGGAATATTATAAAACTGAAAAGCAGAATTTGTTCTTTAAGCTAGGTGAACTTAAATATATCACCAGAGACAATTCTATCCAACAAAGTGGCCTCTTAGAGTTGGAAAAATTACTTACTAAACGAGACGAGCTGGTCCAGAAAATAGGCCATTCTAATTTCAAAAACAAAGAAACAGAAATTGAAAATGCGATATTAGAGAATGAGATCGATCGCCAAATAGACAAGCTGAAGGAAAAAGAACTCTCACTGCTTTCGGAAAGAGCCTACGATTCTAAAATAAAAGAGAGGATTACGGATTGGGTCCTATTCTTATCGATCTCCTTTAATATACTCATCTTAGCTGTACTTTATAGATTCTTGAGGAAGGAGTCTGATCGCAGAATAGATGCGGAGAATATACTTTTTGACAAGAATAATCTTCTGGAGCATACACTTTCCGAAAAGGAAAAGTTTTATAAAGAAATTTTAATGATCAAGTCCGCTTTGGATTGTGCTTCCAGCAATATCATGATTGCTGACAACGATCTTAATGTTGTCTACACGAATCGTTCCATAGTGAGCATGTTCCAAGCGGCAAAGGAGAATATTCGTAACCAATATCCGAATTTTACTCCTGAGGCATTGATTGGATCATGTATAGACTCCTTTCATATTGCTCCCGAAAAACAGAGGCATATACTTTCTACATTTACCGATACGTATAAAAGTTCCGTTTCCATTGGCGGAAGACAGTTTAATCTAAGTGCCGATCCCGTGATCGATTCTTCCGGAGAAAGATTGGGGAGTGTGGTGGAATGGTTGGATGTGACTGAAAGGAATTTGAAAGAATTTCAGATAAATCAATTGAACCAAGATCTTGAAGATAATATTCGAAAATTAGAATATGCAAATCGGGAATTGGAGGCATTCAGTTATTCCGTGTCTCATGATCTACGGGCTCCTATCCGTGGAATAGACGGATTTACAAAGATCATGTTGGAAGATTATTCCCCAGTTCTAGAGCCTGAAGCTTTGAGACTTTTGAATGTTATAGCTTCCAATTCTAAATTTATGGGCCAGTTGATAGATGACCTGCTGGCATTCTATCGTGTCTCCAAATTGGAACCGAAATCGGATTCAATAAATATGAAACATATGGTTTCCGATTCGATAGAGATCATTAATCAGGAATACGGATCCAGAAGCCCGATAGTGGAAATCTCGGAACTTCCTCCGGTGAGAGGGGACGCTTCCATGCTAAAACAGGTTTGGTTGAATCTAATTTCAAACGCATATAAATATTCTTCCAAATCACAAAACCCTTTCGTGGAGATAGGATTTTTAAGCGGAGAAGGGAATCGTACATTCTTTGTAAAAGATAATGGAGTTGGTTTCGACGATCAATATTCCCATAAACTTTTTAAAGTATTTCAAAGATTACATTCCAACGAGGAATTTACCGGAACAGGAATTGGGCTTGCGATCGTAGATAGGATTGTCCAAAGACATGGCGGAAAAGTTTGGGCAGAAGGAAAAACGGGACAAGGCGCCACATTTTATTTTACAATACCGAACAAGGAATAG
- a CDS encoding response regulator — protein sequence MNQSGNYDILYAEDNPNDAELTLRGFRKNNLVNQVFHVKDGEEALEFLFCRGRYEGRESGGKPLFVLLDLKMPKVDGLEVLREIKSDEKLRTVPVVMLTSSAEEKDIVESYKLGVNSYIIKPVEFEKLIVTVSEIGQYWCILNKSVH from the coding sequence ATGAATCAATCGGGAAACTATGATATACTTTATGCGGAGGATAATCCGAACGATGCAGAACTTACTTTGAGAGGTTTCAGAAAAAATAATTTAGTAAATCAAGTCTTTCATGTTAAAGACGGAGAGGAAGCTCTAGAGTTTTTATTCTGCAGAGGAAGATACGAAGGCAGAGAATCGGGTGGGAAACCTTTATTCGTATTATTGGATCTTAAAATGCCGAAAGTGGACGGCCTCGAGGTGCTGAGAGAGATCAAGTCCGACGAAAAATTGAGAACGGTTCCAGTGGTAATGTTAACCTCTTCTGCGGAAGAGAAAGATATAGTAGAAAGTTATAAACTAGGCGTAAACAGTTATATAATTAAGCCTGTAGAATTTGAAAAATTAATCGTAACAGTATCTGAAATAGGACAATATTGGTGTATATTAAATAAATCGGTGCATTAA
- the lvrB gene encoding hybrid histidine kinase/response regulator LvrB, with amino-acid sequence MKTLKFLFLEDSSTDLELIQRELKRAGVEYIPVHVQDREEYLRAIEDEKPDFIFSDYSLPNFDGLSALTIAKEQCPTTPFIFVSGTYGEDAAIQTLTRGATDYVLKDRLVKLVPALRRAIREIEEHKALRRAEQEKFEIEEQLRQSQKVEAMGFLAGAMAHEINNPIMAIIDYAQLISKGEMDIDKAQKIASKIKQEGERISVMVKDLLRFARQEKAAFEPVSVFALISKTRSIAEQRLKMSRIQLELDIHTNLPSVMCKEGQILQVLLNLINNGIDALNQRYPEYDENKRMIISAKPEEIGGKSWVRIAVEDLGSGIPQEIGKSIFNTFFTTKGADKGTGLGLSVSLGIVKEHGGFLSFESSTNEYTRFFLDLPAV; translated from the coding sequence ATGAAGACGCTAAAGTTCCTTTTTTTAGAAGATTCTTCTACCGATCTAGAGCTAATCCAAAGGGAGTTAAAAAGAGCAGGCGTGGAATATATTCCTGTCCATGTTCAAGATAGAGAAGAATATCTAAGGGCGATCGAAGACGAGAAGCCTGACTTTATTTTTTCGGACTACTCACTTCCTAATTTTGATGGATTATCCGCATTAACCATCGCAAAAGAACAATGCCCTACTACTCCTTTTATATTCGTTTCCGGAACGTACGGAGAAGATGCAGCCATCCAAACTCTGACTAGAGGAGCAACCGATTATGTTCTTAAGGACAGATTGGTAAAACTTGTCCCAGCATTAAGAAGAGCCATCCGAGAAATAGAAGAACATAAAGCTTTAAGAAGGGCGGAACAAGAGAAGTTTGAAATAGAAGAACAACTCAGACAAAGCCAAAAAGTAGAAGCGATGGGGTTTTTGGCCGGAGCAATGGCCCATGAGATCAATAATCCGATCATGGCTATCATAGATTATGCTCAATTGATCTCTAAAGGGGAAATGGATATAGATAAGGCTCAAAAGATCGCTTCTAAGATCAAACAAGAAGGGGAAAGAATTTCCGTAATGGTAAAGGATCTACTTAGATTTGCCAGACAGGAAAAAGCTGCCTTCGAACCTGTGAGCGTTTTTGCATTAATATCTAAGACTCGTTCTATCGCAGAACAAAGATTAAAGATGAGCCGCATCCAATTGGAGTTGGATATACATACTAATCTTCCTTCCGTAATGTGTAAAGAAGGGCAGATACTTCAGGTACTTTTGAATTTGATCAATAATGGAATAGATGCGTTGAACCAACGTTATCCGGAATACGATGAAAACAAAAGGATGATCATCTCGGCCAAACCTGAAGAGATCGGCGGTAAGTCCTGGGTCAGGATTGCTGTGGAAGATTTGGGTTCGGGAATTCCTCAGGAAATCGGTAAATCCATCTTTAATACATTCTTTACTACTAAAGGAGCAGATAAGGGAACCGGTTTAGGACTTTCTGTCAGTCTTGGGATTGTGAAAGAGCATGGGGGATTTCTTTCTTTCGAAAGTTCTACCAACGAATACACCAGGTTTTTCCTGGATTTACCTGCAGTCTAA
- a CDS encoding CsaA family protein, protein MESTEYTNLVSEKPFADLDLRVGKVIGFELLLDHGEKAYRLILDFGENSGVRKSSEPILSLGEEKDFLGKQTLCVMDYPSAHVARMRAQALFLGFVEEEEEFSKSDAISFVQLAC, encoded by the coding sequence ATGGAATCGACTGAATATACAAACTTAGTTTCGGAAAAACCTTTTGCCGATCTAGACCTAAGAGTCGGTAAAGTAATAGGTTTTGAATTGCTTCTCGATCATGGGGAAAAGGCATATAGATTGATCTTGGATTTCGGCGAGAATTCCGGTGTCCGCAAATCGAGCGAACCCATACTCTCTCTCGGGGAAGAGAAAGATTTCTTGGGTAAACAAACACTTTGCGTGATGGACTATCCTTCCGCTCATGTTGCAAGAATGAGAGCTCAAGCTTTATTCTTAGGCTTTGTAGAAGAAGAGGAAGAGTTCAGCAAGTCTGACGCAATCAGCTTCGTTCAACTCGCTTGTTAA